In the Scomber japonicus isolate fScoJap1 chromosome 18, fScoJap1.pri, whole genome shotgun sequence genome, one interval contains:
- the atp5pd gene encoding ATP synthase subunit d, mitochondrial, with protein MAARRTSLKAIDWVAFAERVPPNQKTMFNNLKTRSDAISAKLASLPEKPATIDWSYYRSAIAKAGMVDEFEKKFSSLTVPEPVDIQTNLINAQETESNTTATAYTEASKARITEYEKELEKFRNMIPFDQMTIEDLNETFPETKLDKEKHPHWPHKPIAEL; from the exons ATGGCTGCGAGACGAACTTCACTGAAGGCCATTGACTGGGTGGCTTTTGCAGAGAGGGTGCCACCCAACCAGAAGACTATGTTCAACAACCTGAAGACACGCAGTGATGCTATTTCTGCAAA GCTCGCCTCTCTGCCAGAGAAACCTGCCACCATTGACTGGAGCTACTACAGGTCTGCTATAGCTAAAGCAGGCATGGTGGATGAGTTTGAAAAAAAG TTCAGTTCCCTGACAGTTCCTGAGCCTGTAGACATTCAGACAAATCTGATCAACGCCCAGGAGACGGAGTCG aaCACAACAGCCACCGCCTACACTGAAGCATCCAAAGCTCGAATCActgaatatgaaaaagag CTGGAGAAATTCAGGAACATGATTCCCTTTGACCAGATGACCATTGAAGACCTGAATGAGACTTTCCCAGAAACAAAGCTTGACAAAGAGAAACATCCTCACTGGCCACACAAACCCATTGCTGAACTGTAA